TCCAGACTAGTCCGAGCGTCGCACCTAAGCAGCGGCCAAGGCATCTCCACAGCACAGGGTTCATTGTGAAGTACGGCAACTTCACTCGCGTCGGCGTTCGGAAAATTCGTAGACGCCCCGCGCTTCCCGACCTTGCCAGATCGTCCGAGACAGTCCGAACGTCACGTTGAGCGCGCTGCCTTGCGCCGCATGGCGGACGATGGGGATCGACGTTACCGACTCGCCGTGGCACTGCAAACTCAACCTCGCCGCCGAGGTGACGGAGACCTGAAATGTCGCGGGTCGCCCGTCTATCAGGTGATAATGCAGTTCCCAGTCGTCGGGTTGGAGTTGGTGAGGCACGCCATGCTGATAAAGCACGCCGGATGAACGCGGACCTTCGGGAGTCTCCACTAACGAGAGAAAGAGACCTAAGTCCGGACCGAACGGCAACGAGACTAGGCGACGCGGCAGTAAGCGGCCGGACTCCTCAGGCTTGAAGGCGTCGAGGAATCCCCAGGCATCGATCCGATGGGCACGGTCTTGCAAGCGGATTTCTCCGCGTAGATGCGCGAGAAAAAGTGGTGTCGGCAGCGTTTCCACCCGAGCCGGAATAGTCAAGCGCAACCGGACTTCCGCCCGCTCCACCCACGAGGCGGCGAGCCCTTCTTCCAAACGGATGAACGCCTGCGGATGAGAAAACCGCATGAAGGGGCCAGCATAGGTAATGGCAAAACCGTCCGGCTCGCCACGCCACACCAGACCGCCGACTTGCATGTGTCCAGGAACACGTCGAGCCTCATCCTCTCCAGTAAACAGTGCCATTTCGGTACCGCCCAGAGACAGCATCAAGCGCCCGCCATGCGTCCCGTCCTCTGCGTTCACTTCGATGCCACCCATGATTCCCACACCGCTCGATGGATCGTGAAAATGAAGCCCAAATCGTTTCGACACCGTGGACTCGCTGACAGCAAACAAGGACCGGTCGAGCGCAAGGCCGTCGTTCGCTGTGGCGACGGGAGAGGACACCGCCGCGAAATTTTTTTCATCAGGCAAGGGGAGCCCTTCACAGGAGCCGAGGGTTTGGCGAAAGACTTCAATGAACTGTTCTCGCTCCGCCCCGGGCCAACGCAGACCGACGCCCAATTCCAATTGCAGTGCGTTCACTACGCCTCGTGCGGACAACTCCGCCAAGCGGCGAATCGTCGGTGTGTGCTCTTTGGCGAATCGCGCGCTAAAGAGCTGCATAACGTTTTCTTTGTCCGCTGCCGGGTAGCGGCGACCGATCGCCACATCGAGACCGCGTGCCAGCGCCATCTCGCGAAAGGGTGCCACCGCCATGTCGAAAAACGCCGGGCTCAGCGTCGGCGCGGCGAACTTGCTGGCAGGAAGCACTGCTTGATCTCGTTGCCTCATGCCCATGCCCAAGTCGCACACCGGCTGCACGACATTCCAACCATGGATAAAAAACACGCGCGTTTCGCCATGTTTCTCGACCAGGAAAGAAACAAGTTCAAGCAGAGCATCGAGAAACCACGGCGCGTGCGTGCGTACCTGGCTAATGCGATTGAGATCCAGTTCGTTGCGGTCGAAGGCGTGGTTGATGAGCGCGTAGCCCTGCGTCCGAGCTGCCAACTCCTCGGTCAGCTCGGCAGTGTGGAGGTCGTTGACCTTGATGTTGTCTTTGATGGGGGCATCCGCTGGGCGGCGTCCACCGTGCGGAGCAACCAGAACAATGGGCGCAGCTCCTTCAACGAAGCGCATCCACGCCGGGAGCGCGGTCTCGAATAGAAATGGCATGGCAGGAGTATAACGGATCGGCCTTTCCGGGAATACCTCTCGAATACCTCTATGGAAGGCACACCAAGATATGGATTTGACAATCGCGGCTAGGGTTTGGGTGCCACTGCTGGCTAGTCCAGCAGTGAGCCGGTGTGCACGAGCGCTACAAATCCCCCGCTCGGCTGCGCCTTCGCCGCCCCCTTTGCCAAAGGGGGCCGACAGACGCGGAGCGGCTGGCGGGGGGATTTTCGCCCTGGGACATGCCTTTGCGGGGTCTTTCGGATAGCCATTTACCCACCAACGCTCGGATTCGCCATCGCCTGGAGCTGCTCGGGGGTGATACTCCCTGGACGTTTACCGCCCTTCGCCATCTCGTTCGTGACCTGTTGCAGGACGGCATTGTATGGCGTCGGCACGCCGTGCAGTTTGCCCAGAAGCACGATCTCGCCGTTGAGATAATCAACCTCCACTCCAGGCAACCCGCGCATGAGGCTTTGCCAGGTTGAGCCGCCAGCGCGGGCATGGCCTTCGATCTTCCCCATATGAATTTCGTTTTGCACTCGCTCGCGCATTTTGTCTTCCGCCACCCAGGGAATCCCAGCCGCCTCGTAACACACCAGCGCTTCCTGCCGCGTGGCCCGCGCCACTTCTCCGCCGGAAGCGTCGAGTCCGCAAATGGCTTGGATCGCGTTGCGCAGGTTGCTCAACAGCTTGGTGTATTTCCAGCGCATGATAGTGGGGTCGGCCTTGGCGCTGAAATCGCACTCCGTTAAATCTGCCGTCACTTGGGTAATCAAGGGATCGACACCCGTGGGGTAACAGCC
Above is a window of Deltaproteobacteria bacterium DNA encoding:
- a CDS encoding ketopantoate reductase family protein — translated: MRYIIYGAGGIGCAIGGKLFHQGHDVVLIGRGEQVPTIQRRGLTLKTPTGTLQLPIRAVAHPRELLFSADDVVILTMKSQDTELALRDLQRTADNDIPVVCCQNGVDNERMAVRRFTRVYGMVVWMPTTYMEPGVVLHHASSTGGILDAGCYPTGVDPLITQVTADLTECDFSAKADPTIMRWKYTKLLSNLRNAIQAICGLDASGGEVARATRQEALVCYEAAGIPWVAEDKMRERVQNEIHMGKIEGHARAGGSTWQSLMRGLPGVEVDYLNGEIVLLGKLHGVPTPYNAVLQQVTNEMAKGGKRPGSITPEQLQAMANPSVGG